The following proteins are co-located in the Deltaproteobacteria bacterium HGW-Deltaproteobacteria-2 genome:
- the cydB gene encoding cytochrome d ubiquinol oxidase subunit II — MENIQNFQNLWFFLILILFVGYSLLDGFDLGIGALLPFLGKTKEEKDILINSIGPVWDGNEVWLITGGGALFAAFPHAYATAFSGFYLAMMLVLFALIFRAVSMEFRAHDEARALIWEKAFFAGSALAALLFGVALGNVVYGVPLDDKMEFTGNFFTLLRPVPLLFGITGFAAILLQGATYAVMKTEGELRERAFYAVRILTLVNFITAIGYFITVAFTFQDILFHWLFYVAILCTLLWLTEILFSIKKKHDSAPFWESSFAFMGLWLVIVAVHFPNLIKASNDQILNITIYNSSTGLQTLKLMSIIALIGMPIVVAYTIFVYHIFRGKTKLSDHY; from the coding sequence ATGGAAAATATACAGAACTTTCAAAATCTATGGTTTTTTCTTATTTTGATATTGTTTGTCGGCTATTCGCTTCTGGATGGATTTGATCTGGGCATCGGAGCGCTCCTTCCATTTCTCGGAAAAACAAAAGAGGAGAAGGACATATTAATAAACTCTATAGGTCCGGTTTGGGACGGCAATGAGGTCTGGTTGATTACCGGCGGCGGTGCATTATTTGCGGCTTTCCCTCACGCCTACGCGACAGCTTTTTCCGGCTTTTATCTGGCAATGATGCTGGTTTTGTTCGCTTTAATATTTCGAGCTGTTTCTATGGAGTTTCGTGCTCATGATGAGGCGCGGGCATTAATCTGGGAAAAGGCTTTCTTCGCGGGCAGCGCTCTGGCGGCGTTGTTGTTTGGCGTGGCACTGGGTAATGTTGTTTATGGAGTGCCGCTGGATGATAAGATGGAATTTACCGGTAACTTTTTCACACTGCTTCGTCCGGTGCCGCTGTTGTTCGGCATTACCGGTTTTGCCGCTATACTTTTACAGGGCGCAACCTATGCCGTAATGAAAACTGAAGGTGAGTTGCGGGAGAGGGCTTTTTACGCTGTCAGGATTCTTACATTGGTCAACTTTATAACTGCGATAGGATACTTTATTACAGTTGCTTTTACATTTCAGGATATCCTGTTTCATTGGTTATTCTATGTGGCGATTTTATGCACATTGTTGTGGCTTACGGAAATTTTATTTTCTATTAAAAAGAAACATGACTCTGCGCCGTTCTGGGAATCTTCATTTGCTTTCATGGGACTATGGCTTGTCATTGTCGCGGTTCATTTTCCCAATTTGATCAAGGCGAGCAATGATCAAATTTTGAATATAACGATTTATAACAGCTCCACCGGATTGCAGACGCTGAAGTTGATGAGCATTATCGCTCTAATTGGAATGCCGATAGTAGTGGCTTACACAATTTTTGTTTACCATATTTTTAGGGGGAAAACTAAGTTATCCGATCACTATTGA
- a CDS encoding hydroxyethylthiazole kinase, with product MNVTATEIYRSIEMICRQAPVVHNITNYVVMNNTANALLAIGASPVMAHAKEEVEEMVNISSALVINIGTLSEHWIYSMFKAVSQARKKGIPVILDPVGAGATAYRTKTARELIHSEPPTIIRGNASEIVALYDDKSKTKGVDSAASPDAAIDIAQKLSEIHKCVICVSGATDYIVSKEKIIKIKNGHPLMTKVTGLGCTASALCGAFAAVEKNPFAATVKAMAVMGIAGEMAASAAKGPGSLQTSFLDCLYCIIEDDIKQRLKIED from the coding sequence ATGAACGTGACGGCAACTGAAATATACAGATCTATAGAAATGATTTGTCGCCAGGCTCCGGTTGTGCATAACATTACCAATTATGTGGTAATGAATAATACAGCCAACGCTCTACTTGCCATAGGCGCATCTCCGGTTATGGCGCATGCGAAAGAAGAAGTAGAGGAAATGGTAAATATTTCTTCTGCACTGGTCATCAACATAGGCACATTGAGTGAACACTGGATATATTCTATGTTTAAAGCTGTCAGCCAGGCCAGAAAAAAGGGCATTCCTGTTATTTTAGATCCAGTTGGCGCTGGAGCTACCGCTTATCGGACAAAAACAGCAAGAGAACTTATTCATAGTGAACCGCCGACTATCATTCGGGGTAATGCTTCGGAGATTGTAGCTCTTTATGATGACAAATCAAAAACTAAGGGTGTGGACAGCGCCGCATCTCCCGATGCCGCGATCGATATAGCGCAAAAATTAAGTGAAATTCATAAATGTGTTATCTGTGTCAGTGGAGCAACCGATTACATTGTCAGTAAAGAAAAAATTATAAAGATTAAAAATGGTCATCCGCTGATGACAAAAGTTACCGGATTAGGCTGTACGGCATCAGCGTTATGTGGCGCCTTTGCTGCTGTAGAAAAAAACCCTTTTGCTGCAACGGTTAAAGCTATGGCGGTTATGGGCATTGCCGGAGAAATGGCTGCCTCTGCTGCCAAGGGACCTGGAAGTCTTCAAACCAGTTTTCTTGATTGTCTATATTGCATAATAGAAGATGATATTAAGCAACGTTTAAAAATAGAGGATTAG
- a CDS encoding acyl-CoA thioesterase — MKPKPFKPEIYNNDERYVRDLTTGLVWHRSMYRVLYIDTDRSQVVYHSNYLRYFEFGRTSLMRDIAYPYKEIEESGYVYPIFDLGVSFYQPLYYDDVMHIYTRPVNLERVRLQFDYLITHAEKGHIICSGFTKHCALNLSGTPVAVDPKTVQLWKSFPV; from the coding sequence ATGAAGCCCAAACCTTTTAAACCGGAAATATACAATAATGACGAGCGTTACGTGCGCGATCTTACCACAGGTCTTGTCTGGCATCGTTCGATGTACAGAGTTTTGTATATTGATACGGATCGCTCGCAGGTGGTTTATCATTCCAATTATCTGCGTTATTTTGAATTCGGCCGGACATCGCTGATGCGCGATATTGCTTATCCCTACAAGGAGATCGAGGAAAGCGGCTATGTTTATCCGATATTCGATTTGGGCGTCAGTTTTTATCAGCCCCTGTATTACGATGATGTGATGCATATCTATACGCGGCCGGTAAATCTGGAGCGTGTGCGTCTGCAGTTTGATTACCTGATAACGCATGCGGAAAAAGGACACATAATCTGCAGCGGCTTTACAAAGCATTGCGCCTTGAATCTGTCGGGCACTCCCGTGGCCGTGGATCCGAAAACGGTTCAATTATGGAAATCGTTTCCCGTTTAA
- a CDS encoding carbohydrate kinase family protein — protein MNIIVSGSLAYDRIMDFPGHFSDHILPDKIHMINVCFQVNGLKEKFGGTAGNIAYALKLMGENPLICATIGHDYHKYFKWLTKNGISTEGIKIIADEFTAGAYITTDRADNQITGFNPGAMKYQSTLDFDKFHPQETIVIVSPGNFDDMVNYPRDCKARGIDYIFDPGQSLPMWDSNDLIKVIEGCRLLIVNDYELSLIINKTGLKKEALLKMAGTIITTLGELGSQVSTQYSEIAIPAFKAKKVVDPTGAGDSYRGGLISGLAHGKDIEQSALMGSVCASFAVENYGTQEYSFTLEEFNERLNG, from the coding sequence ATGAATATTATTGTTTCCGGATCACTGGCTTATGACAGAATTATGGATTTCCCCGGACACTTCTCCGATCACATTCTGCCTGACAAAATTCACATGATCAACGTATGTTTTCAGGTAAATGGCCTGAAAGAAAAGTTTGGAGGCACGGCGGGAAATATTGCTTACGCGCTCAAGCTGATGGGCGAGAATCCTCTTATCTGCGCAACCATCGGCCATGACTATCACAAATATTTTAAATGGCTCACGAAAAACGGCATATCCACGGAAGGCATCAAAATCATCGCTGATGAATTTACAGCCGGCGCTTATATTACCACCGACCGCGCTGATAACCAAATAACAGGATTCAATCCCGGCGCGATGAAATATCAATCTACATTAGACTTCGACAAATTTCATCCTCAGGAAACAATTGTTATCGTTTCTCCCGGCAATTTCGATGACATGGTTAATTATCCGCGCGACTGCAAAGCCAGAGGAATCGATTATATTTTTGATCCCGGGCAATCTTTGCCTATGTGGGACTCAAATGATTTGATTAAGGTCATAGAAGGATGCCGACTATTAATAGTTAACGATTACGAACTGAGTCTGATCATTAATAAGACCGGATTGAAGAAGGAAGCCTTATTGAAAATGGCAGGAACAATTATCACCACTCTGGGAGAACTCGGTTCACAGGTTTCCACGCAATATAGTGAAATCGCTATTCCCGCCTTTAAGGCAAAGAAGGTGGTAGACCCGACAGGCGCCGGAGATTCTTACCGCGGCGGTCTCATCAGCGGGCTGGCTCATGGCAAAGATATTGAACAAAGCGCGCTGATGGGCAGCGTTTGCGCTTCTTTTGCCGTAGAGAATTACGGCACTCAGGAATATAGCTTTACTCTCGAAGAATTCAACGAGAGACTTAATGGCTGA
- a CDS encoding response regulator, with amino-acid sequence MADKIRVLIIDDEVDFCYFIQKNLMRDGRFNVLVATNGKDGIELAENELPDIILLDLFMPDMPGEDVAAALKENITTADIPILFVTALATSDDIANRNENKIGNNYIMPKPVRTKKLIETILDILGEP; translated from the coding sequence TTGGCAGATAAAATCAGGGTGTTAATCATTGATGACGAAGTTGATTTTTGTTATTTCATCCAGAAAAATCTTATGCGGGATGGACGGTTTAATGTATTAGTGGCAACTAACGGTAAAGACGGAATAGAACTGGCTGAAAATGAATTGCCGGATATTATTCTGCTTGATCTATTCATGCCGGACATGCCCGGTGAAGATGTAGCGGCAGCTTTAAAAGAAAATATCACTACAGCAGACATCCCCATTCTTTTCGTTACGGCACTGGCAACGAGTGATGATATTGCTAACCGTAATGAAAATAAAATCGGGAATAACTATATAATGCCCAAACCGGTACGGACAAAAAAACTTATAGAGACTATCCTGGATATCCTCGGAGAACCTTGA
- the thiE gene encoding thiamine phosphate synthase — MHGLYLVTDRGLCGEKPLDEVVIRAVKGGVAYVQLREKEISTRLFVEEAKKINKLLKSYKVPLIINDRVDVALACGAEGVHIGQEDMPYEIVRKLMGRNAIIGLSVETWEDVVASQKLDISYIGISPVFATPTKTDTKGTWGLDGLAKIKAFSRHPLVAIGGLNESNIKEVVKAGADCIAVVSAICEADQPEAVARRLNDIIQSALKNS, encoded by the coding sequence ATGCACGGATTATATCTCGTGACGGATCGTGGTCTGTGCGGGGAAAAACCTTTAGACGAAGTTGTTATTCGTGCGGTTAAAGGTGGTGTTGCTTATGTGCAACTGCGTGAGAAAGAAATTTCCACCCGGTTGTTTGTAGAAGAAGCAAAGAAAATTAACAAACTGTTAAAGTCTTATAAAGTGCCGTTGATTATAAATGACCGCGTTGATGTAGCTTTAGCCTGCGGTGCCGAAGGCGTGCATATCGGACAGGAGGATATGCCTTATGAAATTGTCCGTAAACTCATGGGGAGAAATGCAATAATCGGTCTATCTGTGGAAACATGGGAAGACGTTGTGGCAAGTCAGAAACTCGACATAAGTTATATCGGAATCAGCCCGGTTTTTGCCACGCCTACCAAAACGGACACAAAAGGCACCTGGGGGTTGGACGGTCTTGCGAAAATCAAAGCTTTTAGCCGTCATCCCCTGGTTGCCATTGGCGGTCTTAATGAATCTAATATAAAAGAAGTTGTAAAAGCCGGCGCTGATTGCATTGCCGTTGTATCGGCAATTTGTGAAGCTGACCAGCCTGAAGCAGTGGCCCGCAGACTGAATGATATTATTCAGTCTGCATTAAAAAACAGCTAA
- a CDS encoding cytochrome ubiquinol oxidase subunit I: MEVYMTALLLARIQFAFTVGFHFLFPAMTLGTALIILISETLYLAKKDATYKKITDFLVKLLGLIFVIGAATGIVMEFSFGTNWSGYSRAVGDIFGPILAAEGVIAFFLESVFLGVLLFGRNRVSPKLYWLSAFLVFIGGHISAFWIVVANSWMQTPAGYTINEAGKIVLGNFSDAVFNPSTIVRYVHTILASWVTSAVMLAGIAGYYVRKGLHGETARTMLKIGIILFVLTPLLQLGSGHAHAIKVIDMQPEKAAAIEGHFNTTKGAPIYALGYVDEQNQKTYGIYIPKGLSFLYNFDWNSEIKGLNDFPKENWPPVNFVFQVYHIMVGAGMIMIALGWLGAYLLWRGKLYENKPYLFILPFLIPLPHIAHETGWIAAEVGRQPWIIYKLMKTAEAASVVVSAGQITFSLIMFCLIYLLLAALFIKIFLKIVQKGPLT, from the coding sequence ATGGAGGTGTATATGACTGCATTACTCCTTGCCCGCATCCAATTCGCTTTTACGGTAGGCTTCCATTTTCTCTTTCCCGCTATGACTTTGGGCACGGCCCTGATCATTCTTATATCTGAAACTCTATATCTAGCCAAAAAAGACGCAACCTATAAAAAGATAACTGATTTTCTGGTTAAACTCCTTGGCTTGATTTTTGTGATCGGCGCGGCAACCGGCATTGTTATGGAATTTTCCTTCGGCACGAACTGGTCCGGCTATTCGAGGGCGGTTGGAGATATTTTTGGACCGATACTGGCTGCTGAAGGAGTGATAGCTTTTTTTCTGGAGTCGGTCTTTCTGGGAGTGCTTCTTTTTGGACGCAATAGAGTGTCCCCAAAATTATACTGGCTTTCCGCTTTTTTGGTTTTTATTGGTGGTCATATTTCCGCCTTCTGGATAGTCGTCGCCAATTCCTGGATGCAGACACCGGCCGGTTACACGATTAATGAAGCGGGGAAAATTGTTCTGGGAAATTTTAGCGATGCCGTTTTTAATCCTTCAACAATCGTCAGGTATGTGCACACGATATTGGCATCCTGGGTGACGAGCGCAGTCATGCTAGCGGGCATCGCCGGATATTACGTAAGAAAAGGACTGCATGGCGAAACTGCCAGAACAATGCTCAAAATCGGTATAATTCTTTTTGTGCTCACACCGCTTCTGCAACTCGGCTCGGGTCATGCTCACGCCATAAAAGTCATCGATATGCAGCCGGAAAAGGCGGCGGCTATAGAAGGCCATTTTAATACGACCAAGGGAGCTCCCATCTATGCTTTAGGGTATGTTGATGAACAAAACCAGAAAACCTATGGAATTTATATCCCAAAGGGCTTGAGTTTCTTGTACAACTTTGACTGGAACTCCGAGATAAAAGGATTGAATGATTTTCCCAAAGAAAACTGGCCGCCGGTTAATTTTGTGTTTCAGGTTTATCACATCATGGTAGGCGCCGGAATGATCATGATTGCTCTTGGTTGGCTGGGAGCTTATCTGCTCTGGAGAGGCAAACTTTATGAGAACAAGCCGTACCTTTTCATTTTGCCTTTTTTGATACCGCTGCCGCATATCGCTCATGAAACAGGTTGGATAGCGGCGGAAGTGGGCCGCCAGCCGTGGATTATCTATAAGCTGATGAAGACCGCCGAGGCAGCTTCAGTGGTAGTCTCGGCAGGACAAATAACATTCAGCCTGATTATGTTTTGCTTGATTTATCTGCTTCTGGCAGCATTGTTTATTAAAATATTTCTAAAGATTGTTCAGAAAGGACCTTTGACATAA
- a CDS encoding beta-ketoacyl-[acyl-carrier-protein] synthase family protein, which produces MKAPKNRKVFVVGYGAATPLGSTFEKTWKRAIKGEAGFRKVTRCKVESACDIVGEIPDWYPLDLDFTDAKEVYNWNAAFVILTMAVCKEALQNSGIEVDAQIAPRMACLIGSAINGSDAFRIAIHDLEHRGSLRVSPYLLPNLCANLPSGKAGMLLKFTGPIFSPQGACASGNHAIGIGSRMIRDGDCDFVLAGGADTPILPEIIHGFANMNATIKVTPKDRAYDNPALASRPFSMDRKGFVLSEGAGVVVLAADEVIKAYSLKPKAEVLGIGWTSDAHHYTSPNATTIIRALKETIEDADLKPEDIQYINAHGTSTPKGDSTEVKCLREVFGKKIEKIPVSSNKSQLGHTLGATAAIEAALTIEGMKRGVILPTINHVPDPDFADIDVVPNEARRQKYEIALSNAFGFGGTNCCVIFRGV; this is translated from the coding sequence ATGAAAGCCCCGAAGAACAGAAAAGTCTTTGTTGTTGGTTACGGCGCGGCCACTCCGCTGGGAAGCACGTTTGAAAAAACGTGGAAAAGGGCAATCAAAGGTGAGGCAGGTTTTCGCAAAGTAACCCGCTGTAAAGTCGAATCAGCTTGCGACATAGTCGGAGAAATACCGGACTGGTATCCTTTGGATCTTGATTTTACCGACGCGAAGGAAGTTTATAACTGGAACGCTGCTTTTGTGATTTTAACAATGGCGGTTTGCAAGGAGGCTTTGCAAAATTCCGGAATTGAGGTTGATGCTCAGATTGCTCCAAGAATGGCCTGTCTTATCGGCTCGGCTATAAACGGTTCAGATGCTTTTCGCATTGCTATTCATGATCTGGAACATCGCGGGTCGCTTCGGGTCAGTCCCTATCTTTTGCCTAATTTGTGCGCAAATCTTCCTTCGGGCAAAGCGGGGATGCTGCTAAAATTTACCGGACCCATTTTTTCGCCGCAGGGAGCCTGCGCTTCAGGCAACCATGCGATCGGCATCGGTTCAAGAATGATCAGGGATGGCGATTGTGATTTTGTTCTGGCTGGCGGCGCCGATACTCCCATTCTACCCGAGATTATTCACGGCTTTGCCAACATGAACGCCACGATCAAAGTTACTCCCAAAGATCGCGCTTATGATAATCCGGCATTGGCGTCGCGGCCTTTCAGTATGGACCGCAAAGGCTTTGTTCTTTCAGAAGGCGCTGGCGTTGTTGTTCTGGCAGCGGATGAAGTAATTAAAGCATATAGTCTTAAACCCAAAGCCGAGGTTCTGGGTATCGGATGGACATCAGACGCCCATCATTACACCAGTCCTAATGCCACGACAATTATACGAGCGCTAAAGGAAACAATTGAAGACGCTGATTTAAAGCCGGAAGATATCCAATATATCAACGCACATGGCACTTCCACACCCAAAGGGGACAGTACGGAAGTAAAATGTCTGCGGGAAGTATTCGGTAAAAAAATAGAAAAGATTCCCGTGTCCTCGAATAAATCGCAGTTGGGACACACGCTGGGCGCAACCGCCGCCATTGAAGCGGCTCTGACGATCGAAGGAATGAAAAGAGGCGTTATTCTGCCTACAATCAACCACGTGCCTGATCCTGATTTTGCCGATATTGATGTCGTGCCTAATGAAGCGCGCAGACAGAAATACGAAATTGCTCTTTCCAACGCCTTTGGTTTCGGCGGAACAAATTGCTGTGTTATTTTCAGAGGAGTATGA
- a CDS encoding acyl-CoA thioesterase translates to MPQIYRYELTVTEDAVDINGHVNNLEYLRWMQYAAILHSESQGCTKATTDVGATWLVRAHHVEYIRPAFTGEEIVILTWVSDFRRVQSLRKYKIIRIKDNAILVEGETDWVFVDVQTGRLRSIPENVMAAFEILPKEQEEEILKHENKAG, encoded by the coding sequence ATGCCACAAATATATCGATATGAATTAACAGTAACAGAAGATGCCGTGGATATAAACGGCCATGTAAACAACCTTGAATATCTACGCTGGATGCAGTATGCCGCCATTCTTCATTCGGAAAGTCAGGGATGCACAAAAGCCACGACGGACGTCGGCGCGACATGGCTTGTCCGGGCACATCATGTAGAATACATACGACCGGCATTTACTGGAGAAGAAATTGTAATTTTAACATGGGTATCAGACTTTCGCCGGGTACAATCTCTTCGCAAATATAAAATCATTCGTATCAAAGACAATGCCATTCTGGTTGAAGGCGAAACCGATTGGGTTTTCGTTGATGTCCAAACCGGTAGGCTTCGTTCCATACCCGAAAATGTTATGGCTGCATTTGAAATATTGCCCAAAGAACAGGAAGAGGAAATTCTCAAACATGAAAACAAAGCAGGATAG
- a CDS encoding amidohydrolase, with the protein MQENNWDIVITGGTLMTMSARMEIIEDSLIGIKDGIIVAAGKNTDSGCAILKTKETIDASGCIVMPGLVNTHTHIPMVCFRGMADDLPLMEWLSKYIWPAEMNFVNKEMVYDGAMLAMAEMILSGTTTFCDGYFFEDTITEAVRTVGMRAVVSQGFADVFMSDKTKADKMMAAAKRFVKRWQPQAPMITPAYFCHSPYTCSPDTLVRVKDAAREDGILYLMHLLENKDETDTILNLYGKKPVQLLFDLGVLDEQTIAVHCNWLTKEDMAIFADLGVKVSHNPESSMKLASGVAPVPEMLKKGIVVGIGTDGCASNNDMDMFREMNTAALIHKVNSLNPTVMNAETVCKMATIGGAKSLGLDKLTGSIEKGKKADIILVDMNQTHLTPLYNCYSQLVYAARGADVKTSIINGKIVMKDRQLRTIDMQTAMKNVRNIAAEIINQKLH; encoded by the coding sequence ATGCAAGAAAATAACTGGGATATAGTGATCACCGGCGGAACGCTGATGACGATGTCCGCCAGAATGGAAATAATTGAAGATTCCCTTATCGGTATTAAAGACGGTATAATTGTAGCGGCAGGCAAAAATACGGATAGCGGATGCGCCATCCTCAAGACAAAAGAAACGATCGATGCATCCGGCTGCATCGTTATGCCCGGCTTAGTCAATACGCATACGCATATACCGATGGTTTGCTTCCGGGGCATGGCCGACGATCTGCCGCTAATGGAGTGGCTGAGTAAGTATATTTGGCCGGCGGAAATGAATTTCGTCAATAAAGAAATGGTTTACGACGGCGCCATGCTGGCCATGGCCGAAATGATTCTTTCCGGAACGACAACTTTTTGCGACGGTTACTTTTTTGAAGATACCATTACAGAAGCAGTACGCACTGTTGGAATGCGCGCTGTTGTGTCGCAGGGTTTTGCTGATGTATTCATGTCGGATAAAACCAAGGCCGACAAGATGATGGCGGCAGCCAAACGTTTCGTTAAACGCTGGCAACCCCAGGCGCCAATGATTACACCGGCATATTTCTGTCACTCTCCGTACACTTGTTCTCCTGATACACTTGTCCGGGTAAAGGATGCCGCCCGTGAAGATGGTATTTTATACTTGATGCATCTACTCGAAAATAAAGACGAGACAGACACTATCCTGAATCTTTACGGCAAAAAACCTGTACAGCTCCTTTTCGATCTGGGCGTTCTGGATGAACAAACTATCGCAGTTCACTGCAACTGGCTTACCAAAGAAGATATGGCTATCTTTGCCGATCTGGGCGTGAAGGTTTCTCATAACCCGGAGAGTTCCATGAAGCTGGCATCAGGTGTCGCCCCTGTCCCTGAAATGCTGAAAAAAGGAATTGTTGTTGGAATCGGAACGGATGGCTGTGCCAGCAACAACGATATGGACATGTTTCGGGAGATGAACACTGCGGCATTGATTCATAAGGTCAATTCCCTAAACCCCACGGTCATGAACGCGGAAACGGTTTGCAAAATGGCAACAATAGGTGGAGCCAAATCGCTGGGATTGGATAAACTGACCGGTTCCATAGAAAAAGGTAAAAAAGCTGATATTATTCTGGTGGATATGAATCAAACTCACCTCACGCCACTTTATAATTGTTATTCTCAGCTCGTTTATGCCGCACGTGGCGCGGATGTAAAAACCAGCATCATCAACGGCAAAATTGTCATGAAAGATCGACAGCTGCGTACAATTGACATGCAAACTGCCATGAAAAATGTACGCAATATTGCCGCAGAAATAATTAATCAGAAGTTGCATTAA
- a CDS encoding alpha/beta hydrolase yields the protein MRNVMLKKPFYSGVAIFLMLIMPIFSVYASSYESNPMWQKEQSFLPEYMKFNDTYRPSEETWVWNGHKIHIDYFKNDKAQAKLILLHGVGTNGRQMSLIVGGPLWKRGYECIALDMPGYGMTEVNPDRPITYTDWVQIVSDFIDSERKKDNRPIILYGLSVGGMQTYHVAAKNGRVEGIIGMTFLDQRIKMVRDKTAYNLFMSRVGVPFAGLCSHIPLLRSMKIPMRMASKMYTLVNNEEALKIFLSDKSSSGNWMSMLFLADYMKYFPAIEPENFTNCPVLLTQPAQDRWSPLELSQPFIEKLTKVKVKVVMLENAGHYPLELPGLKQMENAIVNFAEEIVGNVDK from the coding sequence ATGAGAAATGTAATGCTTAAAAAACCTTTTTACAGTGGAGTGGCGATATTTCTTATGCTTATAATGCCGATATTTTCGGTATATGCGTCAAGTTATGAGTCAAACCCTATGTGGCAGAAAGAGCAGTCCTTTTTACCTGAATATATGAAATTCAACGATACCTATCGGCCATCGGAAGAAACTTGGGTGTGGAATGGTCATAAAATCCATATTGATTATTTTAAAAACGATAAGGCGCAGGCGAAGTTGATTTTACTGCATGGTGTTGGCACTAATGGACGCCAGATGTCACTAATAGTGGGTGGTCCTTTATGGAAAAGAGGTTATGAGTGCATTGCTCTGGATATGCCGGGTTATGGCATGACGGAAGTTAACCCTGACCGGCCAATAACCTACACGGACTGGGTACAGATTGTCAGTGATTTTATCGATTCCGAAAGAAAGAAGGATAATCGGCCCATCATTTTGTATGGATTGAGCGTGGGAGGCATGCAAACCTATCATGTGGCTGCGAAGAACGGTCGCGTCGAGGGTATTATAGGCATGACATTTCTGGATCAGCGGATAAAAATGGTCCGAGATAAGACAGCTTATAATTTATTTATGAGCCGGGTGGGTGTTCCTTTTGCCGGGTTATGCTCTCATATTCCGCTATTGCGCAGTATGAAGATACCCATGCGAATGGCTTCGAAAATGTACACTCTGGTGAATAATGAAGAGGCTCTGAAAATTTTTCTATCTGATAAATCATCGTCAGGAAATTGGATGTCTATGCTTTTTCTGGCGGATTACATGAAATATTTCCCGGCCATTGAACCGGAAAATTTCACCAATTGCCCTGTGTTGTTAACCCAACCAGCACAAGACAGATGGTCTCCTCTGGAATTGAGTCAACCCTTTATCGAAAAATTGACCAAGGTAAAAGTGAAGGTAGTGATGCTGGAAAACGCTGGTCATTATCCGCTGGAACTGCCGGGCTTGAAGCAAATGGAAAATGCGATTGTAAACTTTGCTGAAGAAATAGTTGGTAATGTTGATAAATAA